The genomic window GCTTTCCCCCCATTTTAAATAgaggggggaacctcatcttagaGTCAAGTAAATATCATAATTTCATCACAACTCAGGTCTACTGTAATAGTAATAAATGTTCAGATATTGGTCATGTGGTAAGATGCATTTACTGTTCacagtatatttaaatataatagaAATTAAAAGTACATAATACAAATTTGGCACAGCATTAAACAGTTTCACATGTACACATATGTGGATATTGTTATGTTTTACACAACATTTAAAGTACTTCACTCAAGCATCTGTAATTTTTGCAACACTGAACTTCTCCCCACTGCCACAGTAAAGCTGCCACTGTTTGTTTCATTTGTAAAGTGATTGCATACTGCTAGCTCATTTGTTATAATGTATcctgtaggcctgtgcgaatagggaagtattcaatttggatttggccaattcagaggacagtgattcgatttggaaatTCGGTCAAATTGGCTtcggaagatttggtgctgattcagagagattcagtaaTTCAgtcatagactataatggagaatcgctgaaatacctataactttgtcgttttttgtcagatttggatgaaaacagcagggatggtagccccttctgagggcatgaagcctgccaagtttcaaggagataggtgcaggggtttctgggaaactatacctcaaactgttcaaagcaaaactcatgacgtgtgactttgggtgtgtgttaaggtgcagtgggatgaaaacagcaggcttggtagccccttctgaggccatgaatcctgccacatttcaaggagataggtgcagggatttctgggaaactgcacctcaagcttctgaaagcaaaactcacaacatgtgtgactttgtgtgtgagttaaggtgcagcggggagAAAACAGCatggatggtagcctgtaacagggggcctttcCAGTGCTCAGCAGAAATAGCTCACACAAGGGAcaaaaaggctgcagacagaggcttatgcgCTGTTTTTATGTCCTTCCCCCAGagtactgtgattggaagggaactcaggtaaagatcacagtcactggccagctacagatgtcagtctttcccctcccctccctgctccctctcccttttctcagtttgtttccttgcaagactgccttctgaattgccaaatctccaaatctatttccaaatcttttccgaatcaatttggaagctccaaatcaattcagagggggTTTTttgtctcccgattcgattcagattcggtgattcagcctccaaattgggccaaatcttctctgtattgaatcagcaaccaaagcttcacacacccctagcatCCTGTCCTGTTCAGCTTGTGGGTGACATGTTGCAGATGCATGAAAACACTAACATTGAAAGGACAGAATTTAGAGTAGGaccaaagggcacctatacatgtgtagGATGTCTGCtctaatgcatgctaattaggattaatctagtctgctgcagcatgttaattaatgtgctccagcagcctccacatcacatctATTCAGTGTCCACaaccttcaaaatggcagcaggggtgctttaactaaagctcattgaacaagttttCGTTCAAacacccctgccactattttgaagtgtgggacactgaatacatttgaCACTgcagatgttttaattagagcagctctcttcACTAATAAATAACAGTTCCAAGAGGTAGGGGGGCTTGCCTGAAATAATAGCGTGTCTGATGGCATAGCAGAAAATAGAAGACAGGTTCTCAACTCTCGGTCCTGAGGTGAATCACACTGCTGTTTTATTTCCAAATGGTTTTCCATGGATCTTTTGCATCAAGATAACAACACTGAAGCCATAGACAAACAGCCCTGATagccctggcagagctgtttACTCACTACTGTGTAGAATTAAAGTCAATAGGTGTCAATGGCagcttttccactgacttcagtggcaatGAGGCAGACCCTCTCAGGCATCATTAgccagaataaagaaaaaaagagcactTCAAGATAAATTTGAGCTGAGTTGTGCACCTAGTATTGCCCTGCTGTTTTCTGGCACAAGTTAAGCATCATAAATAATTGTATTTCTTTAACGATAAAGAAAAttcactgaaattgcaaatgTAGTAGGTGAGGAGCCCTGGAGAATACAGTGAATGACAGTATAATACCATATGCCTTCAGGATGCAGGAAGCCTCTTGGGGGTAAATACTGGCTCCCAAGTAGCCTGAGCAGCCCATCGTAGGTAGTTAAACCATCTGAACTACTGCTTATTCCTGAAGAACATCTCTCCATAACCCCTTAGTTCAAGGTGGTCAACCTGTAGCATGaatgtcacaagtggcatggatAGTCCTTCTGTGTTACATGCAGCAGGCTGGGAAgtagacaggcagcacagtggcagataggccagggaagagaaagcagaacagcagatcaggcaaagAACACaatgcaggaagcagaaagcagaagaatagatcagggagggagcacagggcagggagtagcAAGGAGAGCTGCTGACTGGGCAGGGGAAGATCAGAGTAGCATTCAGAATgtgtagggctaatttgtggcatgcctgcccaaaaggttggcccccagtTTTAGCTAAAGCACATCAATAATGCTTTGTCACCTAAACCAACACAATGGATTCTGCTTTTATTATCTGTAGTATAAAGAAACCTCTATTCCTTCATGGTGGCTATAATCCTTTACTACAgcaaacaaatatttatttttaaatcatcacattacttgttttgttttgttttgttttgttttgttccaggCAATAATGACAGCTTCTGCCTCTTGCCTTTCTTACATTTTGAGGAAGCTCCTTCACCATAACAGATCCCTGACCAGACTTATacagcatttatacatgtgctccagcagtggggggaaaggggccgggggggggggggggagtgctttaatttgagcggctctgagagctgctctaattaaagcatctagagcatcatgtgtattaccatccctgcactgaaaaatggtggcaagagccctgtaactaaagctcattgaacaagctttagttaaagtgcccctgccaccatttttctgtgaggggacactgatacatgtgacactggaggctgctggagtgcagattccagtacattggagcagcctcgctgcatgtgtataagtgcccataGGTTATTTGGGCCTTTTCATTTCAAATACTGGGATTTTTTTAGTGTATTTGTCATTAGACAATGAAACAAATGATTATAATCTAAAAGATGAAGGCTTCCTGCTTTTAATGTGAAacataagagaaaagaaaaaacatgcaGTTAGCGAAGGTGGATGACCCCAAGTTGCTTTGTATTAACATCACTAACACTCAATGATTCACACTTCAGACCAAGTCCTTCCATACCTCAAAGCATCACAGTAGTACCCAGGAAGACTGAGTACTTAAGATCGTCACACAGGCGCTTTGGATTTAACTTCAGATATTTTGAACTCTGCTATTTTTGATCCCTAATTGGAACCTTGTTTTATatgctgaaattgttttaaaatacacACTGGTTAggaactattttatttttcacacTCTTCCTTCCTCTACACTGGGTGATATGAATCTCATATAAGAGGAAAGCAAGAATGGACCTGAAGGCCATGCTGCCTGATGGCCATTTAGTGGACTGTGCCAGATAAATTCCAGGTTCAGTTCAGTTCTTAATGGACAGAGGCATCCAGCACAACTGGCACAAACTGGTCTTCAGAATGGGCATCTTGACCGAAAAGCCAAAGATTAAATGAGCTATAAATACTGGACTCCAGGGTGTCAGGAGGCATTTTGGCAGTGGCACcatggaaggaaagaaaggaggagaaGGCTGACTCCTACTACTAAGTAGAAacaatatattttcatttaaaggCCACCTTATTGATGCTTTTCAAAAATGCAGTGTTGCCACTATGCAATCTTTCCATTTCTTAGCTGTCAATGAGGAAAAGAGTTAGCTCAGATGTGTGATACACTCAACAGTAGTCTTGTCATTATTATAATCCATACTGAACCTCTGATCCACCTTGCTAAACCCCCATGATGGTGATGCAGCTGGGTTGGCACTTGGTACTTCACATCACCTGCTCCCGCCTCCGTTTCAGGCCCACTGCTCTCGCGGCAAGGAAGAAGGCTGCCCCGGTGACTACCTCTGCAATGAAGGAGATCCACACAAGCACCAAAGACCAACCAAACCTGATGTCAAGTTCCAGTAAGAGATTCTTCGTCCCCAGAAGGCAGATGGCTTCCTTGAAGGCAGCAGCTGAGTATGCAATGTAGATGCTGATCCCAGTAAGTGTCACAAGGGCTAGAGGGAACATAAGTATTTATGCAGGTTGAGCCCACTATATCTTAATCAAAACTGCTTGGTAATGGGTCTCCTGGATCAACTTTGCCATCTCTCCCTACTAACGTACACAGGATTCTCACTCTGCCCTATGGTTCAAGTctctagttttgtttttttcctagtaTTACTTAGTATATTATGATCTACTTCCTAAGGAGTGAATCAAAATAAGTAATGGCAAGCTTTCTGCAATGAATACCTGATAATCTACTTTCTGGATAACAGAGGGACATATATTACATTTTCCAATCTTGTATTATATAACACCGTGATTTTCAAAATGAGGTGCTCACACCCCCAGGGGTATGCTGCACTTTGCCAAGGATATGTTTCTAAATTTAATAATGGTAGTGGGGCTTCTGATAAATCAATGCATTGTTAGTAATGGCACTGCTGCACGTTAATGTCTATGTTGACAGACTTCCTAAAGAATGAATGTCAGGTGTAGGGGATATAAATATCCAGCTCTATTTTGCAGATAAAGATGTACATTTGACATTACACCTAAGAAAGCACTTGTAGCAAATTCCCTGGAAATAATGTTAAGAAAGAAGAGGGGGTTAGGAGATGTAATAAGATCTGGTCTCAGGATCATAATGGAGGTTATTAAAAGAACTGAGAGATTTATTTTGTCAATTTTGCTAGACGTGTTTGATAGTCAGACTCAACAATGAGCAACGCCATAAAGACGAGTTGGAAATAGATCTGCATACAATGATCAGCATGTTAGAACTCATATAAGGTGTGTCAGACAATCGTGCATTGTCCATCTAACTTTCTCCCACTCAGGGTCTTAAATTGATCGGTTCATTTTAAGTTCTGGTTTTCTGGCCTTTGCATAGTAATGCAGGTGTTATGTTTATTTGTTCTGATGTAAAGTAAGAGGACCCTGAGCAGAGACAGAAATACTCCTGCTAACTCACTGTGCTAGCCAGATTGTAGTGACCTATTTGCTTAATCCTTTTAGCACAAATGTGGACCCCTTCCTGTTTTACACCCTCCTTTCTACATGTGTGAGCATGGGAGCTTGATCAAAGGGCAGGAACTCCACATATGACCATGAGACTTCTTCTGTTTATCACTATGTCAGTCATGAAAGCACAAGTTCCTTTTGGCAGAATTCACCTGTGCTGTTGGGCAAAACTGAGATCCATTGTGAGTGAGTCCAGAATATGCCCCTTTTTGTGGTGGTCTCAGCTTCTGGTAAGAGAGGCTTTAAGCATTTAAGACATGATGTGGTGGCAATGAACTTAATGAGATTTCATTCAAGCACTTACAGAAAATCAGGCACTTGCAGTGCAAGTAGCTTCTTAAGACCTTTAATTCTGGACATACTGATATCATGGTGGCTGAGCAAAGGCAGTTTGTGCATCATTGGTGGCAGGGATAGAGCTATATGTACGTGAGCGCTATGTTGCAGTGCAAGGAGCTCAGAAACTTAAGGTATTTGTTATTCACACTGGTCAAGGCTGTGACACCTTCAGTCACATAGGGGAGGAGTCAATGAGAGTAAATTTGTTACAACCTGGACCACTAATTTTGGGATCCACCCCCACTCACTGTTTATAATAAGAGAGGCTACGCTTGCAAATACAATGCCAGGAATCACCATGTTCATACTTCTGGGTAAGAACTGTCTGTCTTGATTGCTAAGTGGGAATCATCAAGACTTGAGCCTGTTGTTGTGAATGAGTCACTTATGTTGGGTGTTAAGCAGGGAGTGGAAAATACCTGGCACTTCACAATTTAGGGTGGCAATGGTGCAGTTCAAAACAcagtaaaagttaaaaaaaaaagaaaagcaagaaagaCCCTGTATCAGCCTTTCTTAGGAATGTGATACAAAGTTGATGGGAGTcttcatgctgcttctgctggatTTAGTATCTAACTTTACTTCAGTATAATACAAACCATATAACTCTACACTTCCCACATTGCAAAGCTGCTCCTCTGTTTCTATAAAACTTAAAGAGCATCTGTAGAGGGGAAGCATTGGACAACCTTTGATTAAAGGGTATTTAACCTTTCAATTGATGAAGATAGTGTGTTCAAGAGCTCTTTAAATCCACAAGGAGACATAATTGTGTGTAATTGTCTGCTTTCCCTTGTAAATGTCAGCTGTCTTCCCCAGAGTCCCAGTTTACTAGCTCTTCAGTCTGCAAAGAGCCAAATGGGCATGAAGTGAATAAATACTGATATTTTGTCAGAAAGCAAACACTTGCCAGGGTCTTTGTTCTCATTGTCCCTtcctctgtgtgtatgtgtatagatgtctgtgtctgtgtctctgGGTAAAGAGTGCCGCTTTCTCTAACATAAAACTCTTAAATCTTTTTTAACAAATAGTAGGATTTTGGTACCATACCTCCGAACAGAAAAAGCAACCCCGTCATTAGAAGTAGCAGGTAGGCCCTGGCAAGTATACTGATAAATCCAGTCATTCCTCCAAAAATCATCAGTATCAGGCTGAGAGGCAACAGGATTACAAATG from Alligator mississippiensis isolate rAllMis1 chromosome 13, rAllMis1, whole genome shotgun sequence includes these protein-coding regions:
- the TMEM114 gene encoding transmembrane protein 114, which translates into the protein MRLRLSALALLAALAGVLSFVLLVVAIGTDFWYVIDASRLERARNSSEALSSHSGLWRTCSFRSKCFPLTNPFWHENANLTASHKQLLHMHGTFVILLPLSLILMIFGGMTGFISILARAYLLLLMTGLLFLFGALVTLTGISIYIAYSAAAFKEAICLLGTKNLLLELDIRFGWSLVLVWISFIAEVVTGAAFFLAARAVGLKRRREQVM